From a region of the Tachypleus tridentatus isolate NWPU-2018 chromosome 1, ASM421037v1, whole genome shotgun sequence genome:
- the LOC143230736 gene encoding uncharacterized protein LOC143230736 isoform X5, with the protein MSLKSEPKEEFQQVNCQLEGLSDPKLHLNDNCGKQLTGYHIVKQKYLFSGSTSEKCLKPSSFNVFNKPLLRVNNKRTHKNSHGEGISCSNIVCEKQLKTNHNLNLDVKPHTGKKQRYCGVCGKQFLTNYYFKMHLRIHTGEKPFKCKVCGKEFVTQSNLKRHLKVHTGEKPYSCVMCNKEFGTNSCLQAHERIHTGEKPYNCMVCNKGFRIVSHLKIHEKVHTGEKPYTCLICNRSFRSKSHLNRHEKLHTGQKPYSCLMCGKSFATNSYLQKHAKTHAGDKPYSCKVCNKGHRSNGHLKVHERIHTGEKPYTCTVCDKKFRSKSNLNSHKKMHTREEPHGCLVKHMRGKINLKNIKNYTLG; encoded by the exons ATGAGTTTGAAAAGTGAACCAAAAGAGGAGTTTCAACAAGTTAACTGTCAGTTAGAAGGTTTATCAG ATCCAAAGTTGCACTTGAACGACAACTGTGGAAAGCAGTTAACTGGATAtcatattgtaaaacaaaaatatctcttttcAGGATCTACAAGTGAGAAATGTCTAAAACCAagtagttttaatgtatttaataaaccaCTCTTGAGGGTAAATAACAAAAGAACACACAAAAATTCTCATGGTGAAGGTATATCATGCAGTAACATTGTGTGTGaaaaacaattgaaaacaaaccataatCTAAATTTAGATGTGAAGCCACACACTGGGAAGAAACAACGTTATTGTGGAGTGTGTGGTAAACAATTTCTtacaaattattactttaaaatgcaTTTAAGGATACACACTGGAGAAAAACCATTTAAATGCAAAGTGTGTGGAAAAGAATTTGTGacacaaagtaatttaaaaagaCATCTTAAagtacacactggggagaaaccgtACAGTTGTGTGATGTGCAACAAAGAATTTGGAACAAATTCTTGTCTACAAGCACATGAgaggatacacactggagagaaaccatacaattGCATGGTGTGTAATAAAGGATTTCGAATAGTTagtcatttaaaaatacatgagAAGGTACATACTGGTGAGAAACCATACACTTGTTTAATTTGTAACAGAAGCTTTAGGAGTAAAAGTCACCTTAACAGGCACGAGAAACTACACACTGGACAAAAACCATATAGTTGTTTAATGTGTGGAAAATCTTTTGCAACAAATTCTTATCTACAAAAACATGCAAAAACGCACGCTGGAGACAAACCATACAGttgtaaagtttgtaataaaGGACATCGAAGCAATGGTCATTTAAAAGTTCATgagagaatacacactggggagaagcCATACACTTGTAcagtttgtgataaaaaatttagAAGTAAAAGTAATCTTAACAGCCATAAGAAGATGCACACCAGAGAGGAACCACATGGTTGTTTAGTAAAACATATGAGAgggaaaataaacttaaaaaacataaaaaattacacacttggataa
- the LOC143230736 gene encoding uncharacterized protein LOC143230736 isoform X1 — protein MKLGKTSLSMTREVISPEVFDFKIKNEKCGEVSEETENTYVTVKTEQSDDSTNDGIISKFSESDDETDCSQHDVMSLKSEPKEEFQQVNCQLEGLSDPKLHLNDNCGKQLTGYHIVKQKYLFSGSTSEKCLKPSSFNVFNKPLLRVNNKRTHKNSHGEGISCSNIVCEKQLKTNHNLNLDVKPHTGKKQRYCGVCGKQFLTNYYFKMHLRIHTGEKPFKCKVCGKEFVTQSNLKRHLKVHTGEKPYSCVMCNKEFGTNSCLQAHERIHTGEKPYNCMVCNKGFRIVSHLKIHEKVHTGEKPYTCLICNRSFRSKSHLNRHEKLHTGQKPYSCLMCGKSFATNSYLQKHAKTHAGDKPYSCKVCNKGHRSNGHLKVHERIHTGEKPYTCTVCDKKFRSKSNLNSHKKMHTREEPHGCLVKHMRGKINLKNIKNYTLG, from the exons atgaagctGGGGAAAACGTCACTTAGTA TGACAAGAGAAGTTATTTCCCCAGaagtttttgattttaaaataaagaatgaaaagtGTGGTGAAGTATCAGAAGAAACTGag AACACGTATGTCACAGTTAAAACTGAACAAAGTGATGATTCAACAAATGATGGTATTATTTCCAAGTTTAGTGAGAGTGATGATGAAACTGATTGTTCACAACATGATGTTATGAGTTTGAAAAGTGAACCAAAAGAGGAGTTTCAACAAGTTAACTGTCAGTTAGAAGGTTTATCAG ATCCAAAGTTGCACTTGAACGACAACTGTGGAAAGCAGTTAACTGGATAtcatattgtaaaacaaaaatatctcttttcAGGATCTACAAGTGAGAAATGTCTAAAACCAagtagttttaatgtatttaataaaccaCTCTTGAGGGTAAATAACAAAAGAACACACAAAAATTCTCATGGTGAAGGTATATCATGCAGTAACATTGTGTGTGaaaaacaattgaaaacaaaccataatCTAAATTTAGATGTGAAGCCACACACTGGGAAGAAACAACGTTATTGTGGAGTGTGTGGTAAACAATTTCTtacaaattattactttaaaatgcaTTTAAGGATACACACTGGAGAAAAACCATTTAAATGCAAAGTGTGTGGAAAAGAATTTGTGacacaaagtaatttaaaaagaCATCTTAAagtacacactggggagaaaccgtACAGTTGTGTGATGTGCAACAAAGAATTTGGAACAAATTCTTGTCTACAAGCACATGAgaggatacacactggagagaaaccatacaattGCATGGTGTGTAATAAAGGATTTCGAATAGTTagtcatttaaaaatacatgagAAGGTACATACTGGTGAGAAACCATACACTTGTTTAATTTGTAACAGAAGCTTTAGGAGTAAAAGTCACCTTAACAGGCACGAGAAACTACACACTGGACAAAAACCATATAGTTGTTTAATGTGTGGAAAATCTTTTGCAACAAATTCTTATCTACAAAAACATGCAAAAACGCACGCTGGAGACAAACCATACAGttgtaaagtttgtaataaaGGACATCGAAGCAATGGTCATTTAAAAGTTCATgagagaatacacactggggagaagcCATACACTTGTAcagtttgtgataaaaaatttagAAGTAAAAGTAATCTTAACAGCCATAAGAAGATGCACACCAGAGAGGAACCACATGGTTGTTTAGTAAAACATATGAGAgggaaaataaacttaaaaaacataaaaaattacacacttggataa
- the LOC143230736 gene encoding uncharacterized protein LOC143230736 isoform X7: MKLGKTSLSMTREVISPEVFDFKIKNEKCGEVSEETENTYVTVKTEQSDDSTNDGIISKFSESDDETDCSQHDVMSLKSEPKEEFQQVNCQLEGLSEHPLGAQWLQ, from the exons atgaagctGGGGAAAACGTCACTTAGTA TGACAAGAGAAGTTATTTCCCCAGaagtttttgattttaaaataaagaatgaaaagtGTGGTGAAGTATCAGAAGAAACTGag AACACGTATGTCACAGTTAAAACTGAACAAAGTGATGATTCAACAAATGATGGTATTATTTCCAAGTTTAGTGAGAGTGATGATGAAACTGATTGTTCACAACATGATGTTATGAGTTTGAAAAGTGAACCAAAAGAGGAGTTTCAACAAGTTAACTGTCAGTTAGAAGGTTTATCAG aACATCCACTAGGGGCACAGTGGCTACAGTGA
- the LOC143230736 gene encoding uncharacterized protein LOC143230736 isoform X6, translated as MKLGKTSLSMTREVISPEVFDFKIKNEKCGEVSEETENTYVTVKTEQSDDSTNDGIISKFSESDDETDCSQHDVMSLKSEPKEEFQQVNCQLEGLSDPKLHLNDNCGKQLTGYHIVKQKYLFSGSTKHPLGAQWLQ; from the exons atgaagctGGGGAAAACGTCACTTAGTA TGACAAGAGAAGTTATTTCCCCAGaagtttttgattttaaaataaagaatgaaaagtGTGGTGAAGTATCAGAAGAAACTGag AACACGTATGTCACAGTTAAAACTGAACAAAGTGATGATTCAACAAATGATGGTATTATTTCCAAGTTTAGTGAGAGTGATGATGAAACTGATTGTTCACAACATGATGTTATGAGTTTGAAAAGTGAACCAAAAGAGGAGTTTCAACAAGTTAACTGTCAGTTAGAAGGTTTATCAG ATCCAAAGTTGCACTTGAACGACAACTGTGGAAAGCAGTTAACTGGATAtcatattgtaaaacaaaaatatctcttttcAGGATCTACAA aACATCCACTAGGGGCACAGTGGCTACAGTGA
- the LOC143230736 gene encoding uncharacterized protein LOC143230736 isoform X3, with amino-acid sequence MKLGKTSLSMTREVISPEVFDFKIKNEKCGEVSEETEFSESDDETDCSQHDVMSLKSEPKEEFQQVNCQLEGLSDPKLHLNDNCGKQLTGYHIVKQKYLFSGSTSEKCLKPSSFNVFNKPLLRVNNKRTHKNSHGEGISCSNIVCEKQLKTNHNLNLDVKPHTGKKQRYCGVCGKQFLTNYYFKMHLRIHTGEKPFKCKVCGKEFVTQSNLKRHLKVHTGEKPYSCVMCNKEFGTNSCLQAHERIHTGEKPYNCMVCNKGFRIVSHLKIHEKVHTGEKPYTCLICNRSFRSKSHLNRHEKLHTGQKPYSCLMCGKSFATNSYLQKHAKTHAGDKPYSCKVCNKGHRSNGHLKVHERIHTGEKPYTCTVCDKKFRSKSNLNSHKKMHTREEPHGCLVKHMRGKINLKNIKNYTLG; translated from the exons atgaagctGGGGAAAACGTCACTTAGTA TGACAAGAGAAGTTATTTCCCCAGaagtttttgattttaaaataaagaatgaaaagtGTGGTGAAGTATCAGAAGAAACTGag TTTAGTGAGAGTGATGATGAAACTGATTGTTCACAACATGATGTTATGAGTTTGAAAAGTGAACCAAAAGAGGAGTTTCAACAAGTTAACTGTCAGTTAGAAGGTTTATCAG ATCCAAAGTTGCACTTGAACGACAACTGTGGAAAGCAGTTAACTGGATAtcatattgtaaaacaaaaatatctcttttcAGGATCTACAAGTGAGAAATGTCTAAAACCAagtagttttaatgtatttaataaaccaCTCTTGAGGGTAAATAACAAAAGAACACACAAAAATTCTCATGGTGAAGGTATATCATGCAGTAACATTGTGTGTGaaaaacaattgaaaacaaaccataatCTAAATTTAGATGTGAAGCCACACACTGGGAAGAAACAACGTTATTGTGGAGTGTGTGGTAAACAATTTCTtacaaattattactttaaaatgcaTTTAAGGATACACACTGGAGAAAAACCATTTAAATGCAAAGTGTGTGGAAAAGAATTTGTGacacaaagtaatttaaaaagaCATCTTAAagtacacactggggagaaaccgtACAGTTGTGTGATGTGCAACAAAGAATTTGGAACAAATTCTTGTCTACAAGCACATGAgaggatacacactggagagaaaccatacaattGCATGGTGTGTAATAAAGGATTTCGAATAGTTagtcatttaaaaatacatgagAAGGTACATACTGGTGAGAAACCATACACTTGTTTAATTTGTAACAGAAGCTTTAGGAGTAAAAGTCACCTTAACAGGCACGAGAAACTACACACTGGACAAAAACCATATAGTTGTTTAATGTGTGGAAAATCTTTTGCAACAAATTCTTATCTACAAAAACATGCAAAAACGCACGCTGGAGACAAACCATACAGttgtaaagtttgtaataaaGGACATCGAAGCAATGGTCATTTAAAAGTTCATgagagaatacacactggggagaagcCATACACTTGTAcagtttgtgataaaaaatttagAAGTAAAAGTAATCTTAACAGCCATAAGAAGATGCACACCAGAGAGGAACCACATGGTTGTTTAGTAAAACATATGAGAgggaaaataaacttaaaaaacataaaaaattacacacttggataa
- the LOC143230736 gene encoding uncharacterized protein LOC143230736 isoform X4 yields MIYCFCCIARSTRNRTSEFKAVVETEDSDIIDPKLHLNDNCGKQLTGYHIVKQKYLFSGSTSEKCLKPSSFNVFNKPLLRVNNKRTHKNSHGEGISCSNIVCEKQLKTNHNLNLDVKPHTGKKQRYCGVCGKQFLTNYYFKMHLRIHTGEKPFKCKVCGKEFVTQSNLKRHLKVHTGEKPYSCVMCNKEFGTNSCLQAHERIHTGEKPYNCMVCNKGFRIVSHLKIHEKVHTGEKPYTCLICNRSFRSKSHLNRHEKLHTGQKPYSCLMCGKSFATNSYLQKHAKTHAGDKPYSCKVCNKGHRSNGHLKVHERIHTGEKPYTCTVCDKKFRSKSNLNSHKKMHTREEPHGCLVKHMRGKINLKNIKNYTLG; encoded by the exons atgatttattgtttctgttgtaTTGCTAGGAGTACAAGAAATAGAACTAGTGAGTTCAAAGCCGTTGTGGAAACAGAGGATTCTGATATTATAG ATCCAAAGTTGCACTTGAACGACAACTGTGGAAAGCAGTTAACTGGATAtcatattgtaaaacaaaaatatctcttttcAGGATCTACAAGTGAGAAATGTCTAAAACCAagtagttttaatgtatttaataaaccaCTCTTGAGGGTAAATAACAAAAGAACACACAAAAATTCTCATGGTGAAGGTATATCATGCAGTAACATTGTGTGTGaaaaacaattgaaaacaaaccataatCTAAATTTAGATGTGAAGCCACACACTGGGAAGAAACAACGTTATTGTGGAGTGTGTGGTAAACAATTTCTtacaaattattactttaaaatgcaTTTAAGGATACACACTGGAGAAAAACCATTTAAATGCAAAGTGTGTGGAAAAGAATTTGTGacacaaagtaatttaaaaagaCATCTTAAagtacacactggggagaaaccgtACAGTTGTGTGATGTGCAACAAAGAATTTGGAACAAATTCTTGTCTACAAGCACATGAgaggatacacactggagagaaaccatacaattGCATGGTGTGTAATAAAGGATTTCGAATAGTTagtcatttaaaaatacatgagAAGGTACATACTGGTGAGAAACCATACACTTGTTTAATTTGTAACAGAAGCTTTAGGAGTAAAAGTCACCTTAACAGGCACGAGAAACTACACACTGGACAAAAACCATATAGTTGTTTAATGTGTGGAAAATCTTTTGCAACAAATTCTTATCTACAAAAACATGCAAAAACGCACGCTGGAGACAAACCATACAGttgtaaagtttgtaataaaGGACATCGAAGCAATGGTCATTTAAAAGTTCATgagagaatacacactggggagaagcCATACACTTGTAcagtttgtgataaaaaatttagAAGTAAAAGTAATCTTAACAGCCATAAGAAGATGCACACCAGAGAGGAACCACATGGTTGTTTAGTAAAACATATGAGAgggaaaataaacttaaaaaacataaaaaattacacacttggataa
- the LOC143230736 gene encoding uncharacterized protein LOC143230736 isoform X2, which translates to MTREVISPEVFDFKIKNEKCGEVSEETENTYVTVKTEQSDDSTNDGIISKFSESDDETDCSQHDVMSLKSEPKEEFQQVNCQLEGLSDPKLHLNDNCGKQLTGYHIVKQKYLFSGSTSEKCLKPSSFNVFNKPLLRVNNKRTHKNSHGEGISCSNIVCEKQLKTNHNLNLDVKPHTGKKQRYCGVCGKQFLTNYYFKMHLRIHTGEKPFKCKVCGKEFVTQSNLKRHLKVHTGEKPYSCVMCNKEFGTNSCLQAHERIHTGEKPYNCMVCNKGFRIVSHLKIHEKVHTGEKPYTCLICNRSFRSKSHLNRHEKLHTGQKPYSCLMCGKSFATNSYLQKHAKTHAGDKPYSCKVCNKGHRSNGHLKVHERIHTGEKPYTCTVCDKKFRSKSNLNSHKKMHTREEPHGCLVKHMRGKINLKNIKNYTLG; encoded by the exons A TGACAAGAGAAGTTATTTCCCCAGaagtttttgattttaaaataaagaatgaaaagtGTGGTGAAGTATCAGAAGAAACTGag AACACGTATGTCACAGTTAAAACTGAACAAAGTGATGATTCAACAAATGATGGTATTATTTCCAAGTTTAGTGAGAGTGATGATGAAACTGATTGTTCACAACATGATGTTATGAGTTTGAAAAGTGAACCAAAAGAGGAGTTTCAACAAGTTAACTGTCAGTTAGAAGGTTTATCAG ATCCAAAGTTGCACTTGAACGACAACTGTGGAAAGCAGTTAACTGGATAtcatattgtaaaacaaaaatatctcttttcAGGATCTACAAGTGAGAAATGTCTAAAACCAagtagttttaatgtatttaataaaccaCTCTTGAGGGTAAATAACAAAAGAACACACAAAAATTCTCATGGTGAAGGTATATCATGCAGTAACATTGTGTGTGaaaaacaattgaaaacaaaccataatCTAAATTTAGATGTGAAGCCACACACTGGGAAGAAACAACGTTATTGTGGAGTGTGTGGTAAACAATTTCTtacaaattattactttaaaatgcaTTTAAGGATACACACTGGAGAAAAACCATTTAAATGCAAAGTGTGTGGAAAAGAATTTGTGacacaaagtaatttaaaaagaCATCTTAAagtacacactggggagaaaccgtACAGTTGTGTGATGTGCAACAAAGAATTTGGAACAAATTCTTGTCTACAAGCACATGAgaggatacacactggagagaaaccatacaattGCATGGTGTGTAATAAAGGATTTCGAATAGTTagtcatttaaaaatacatgagAAGGTACATACTGGTGAGAAACCATACACTTGTTTAATTTGTAACAGAAGCTTTAGGAGTAAAAGTCACCTTAACAGGCACGAGAAACTACACACTGGACAAAAACCATATAGTTGTTTAATGTGTGGAAAATCTTTTGCAACAAATTCTTATCTACAAAAACATGCAAAAACGCACGCTGGAGACAAACCATACAGttgtaaagtttgtaataaaGGACATCGAAGCAATGGTCATTTAAAAGTTCATgagagaatacacactggggagaagcCATACACTTGTAcagtttgtgataaaaaatttagAAGTAAAAGTAATCTTAACAGCCATAAGAAGATGCACACCAGAGAGGAACCACATGGTTGTTTAGTAAAACATATGAGAgggaaaataaacttaaaaaacataaaaaattacacacttggataa